Proteins encoded within one genomic window of Sphingomonas sp. G-3-2-10:
- a CDS encoding nitronate monooxygenase, producing MTVGQERLARRMARGIEFLGSEVAIMCGAMSWVSERNLVAAMSNAGGFGLIACGAMTPELLDAEIAGTKALTNKPFGVNLITMHPQLMDLIEVCRKHEVSHIVLAGGLPPAGSLDAIKANGAKLICFAPALSLAKKLVRSGVDALVVEGMEAGGHIGPVSTSVLAQEILPEMSEQVPVFVAGGIGRGEAIAGYLDQGAAGVQLGTRFVCATESIAHPNFKKAFIRASARDAVASVQIDPRLPVIPVRALKNASTESFTAKQREVAQLLDEGKVEMMEAQLQIEHYWAGALRKGVIDGDVDNGSLMAGQSVGMVKAEEPIADIIATLMAEAAHALEKRAA from the coding sequence ATGACTGTCGGCCAAGAAAGACTCGCCCGCCGGATGGCGCGGGGCATCGAATTCCTCGGTAGCGAAGTCGCCATCATGTGCGGCGCGATGTCGTGGGTGAGCGAGCGCAACCTTGTCGCGGCGATGTCGAACGCCGGCGGTTTCGGCCTGATCGCGTGCGGGGCGATGACGCCCGAGCTGCTCGACGCCGAGATTGCCGGAACCAAGGCGCTGACGAACAAGCCGTTCGGGGTGAACCTGATCACGATGCACCCGCAGCTGATGGACCTGATCGAGGTCTGCCGGAAGCACGAGGTGAGCCATATCGTGCTGGCCGGCGGCCTGCCGCCCGCGGGGTCGCTGGATGCGATCAAGGCCAATGGCGCAAAGCTGATCTGCTTCGCGCCGGCGCTGAGCCTGGCGAAGAAGCTGGTGCGCAGCGGCGTCGATGCGCTGGTGGTCGAGGGAATGGAAGCCGGCGGGCATATCGGCCCGGTTTCGACCAGCGTGCTGGCGCAGGAGATCCTGCCCGAAATGTCCGAGCAGGTGCCGGTGTTCGTGGCGGGCGGGATCGGCCGGGGCGAAGCGATTGCGGGCTATCTCGATCAGGGCGCGGCGGGCGTGCAGCTGGGCACCCGCTTCGTCTGCGCGACCGAGAGCATCGCGCATCCGAACTTCAAGAAGGCGTTCATCCGCGCTTCGGCCCGCGATGCGGTGGCCAGCGTGCAGATCGATCCGCGCTTGCCCGTCATTCCGGTGCGCGCGCTGAAGAATGCCTCGACCGAGAGCTTCACCGCCAAGCAGCGCGAAGTTGCGCAGCTGCTCGACGAGGGCAAGGTGGAGATGATGGAGGCGCAGCTTCAGATCGAGCATTACTGGGCGGGTGCGCTGCGCAAGGGCGTGATCGACGGCGATGTCGACAATGGATCGCTGATGGCGGGCCAGTCGGTCGGCATGGTCAAGGCCGAGGAGCCGATCGCGGACATCATCGCGACGCTGATGGCCGAAGCCGCACATGCGTTGGAGAAGCGGGCGGCCTGA
- a CDS encoding rhodanese-related sulfurtransferase has protein sequence MTETQLPIRVAALYQFARFDDLPAIQRELAALCCGQGVKGTLLLAREGINGTIAGSDDAIAAVLAHVRALPGCADIDVKESRAAAMPFHRMKVRLKREIVTMGEPDVDPLDTGHYVMPEDWNALIAEPGTILIDTRNDYEVAIGTFAGATDPKTKSFREFPDWFRANRERFDVAPKVAMFCTGGIRCEKSTAFLKAEGIDQVYHLKGGILAYLEKVPEAESRWEGDCFVFDERVSVRHRLEQGDYDLCRACRMPVGPEERASPHYEEGVSCPACHAERTDEQRARYAERHRQAKLAEARGEAHVGKVFPTDDGAD, from the coding sequence GTGACCGAGACCCAACTGCCGATCCGCGTCGCCGCGCTGTACCAGTTCGCGCGGTTTGACGATCTGCCTGCGATCCAGCGCGAGCTGGCCGCGCTCTGTTGTGGGCAGGGCGTGAAGGGCACGTTGTTGCTGGCGCGCGAGGGGATCAACGGGACCATCGCGGGCAGCGACGACGCGATCGCGGCGGTGCTGGCGCACGTCCGCGCGCTGCCGGGATGTGCCGATATCGACGTGAAGGAATCGCGCGCGGCGGCGATGCCGTTCCACCGGATGAAGGTGCGGCTGAAGCGCGAGATCGTGACGATGGGCGAGCCGGACGTGGATCCGCTCGACACCGGCCATTATGTCATGCCCGAGGATTGGAACGCGCTGATCGCCGAGCCGGGTACGATCCTGATCGATACGCGTAACGATTACGAAGTCGCGATCGGCACCTTCGCCGGCGCGACCGATCCCAAAACGAAGAGTTTTCGCGAATTTCCGGACTGGTTTCGCGCAAATCGGGAGCGTTTCGATGTTGCGCCGAAGGTCGCGATGTTCTGCACCGGCGGCATCCGCTGCGAGAAATCGACCGCGTTCCTCAAGGCCGAGGGGATCGACCAGGTCTATCACCTGAAAGGTGGCATCCTCGCCTATCTGGAGAAGGTGCCCGAAGCCGAGAGCCGCTGGGAAGGCGATTGCTTCGTGTTCGACGAGCGGGTGAGCGTTCGCCACCGACTCGAACAGGGCGACTATGACCTGTGCCGCGCGTGCCGGATGCCGGTGGGACCGGAGGAGCGCGCTTCGCCGCACTACGAGGAAGGCGTGTCGTGCCCGGCGTGCCATGCGGAGCGGACCGACGAGCAGCGCGCGCGTTATGCCGAGCGGCATCGTCAGGCGAAGCTGGCCGAAGCGCGCGGCGAAGCGCATGTCGGCAAGGTCTTCCCCACGGACGACGGTGCTGACTGA
- the tilS gene encoding tRNA lysidine(34) synthetase TilS, translating to MDRSDSELIERFRNDLEAITGEAPSPERLLGVAVSGGPDSMALLVLAAAAYPVAVRAATVDHGLRPEGAGEAAMVAALCEGLGVPHTTLALPADWRGPGNLQDQARTARYRALAEWAGADMPWVATAHQRDDVAETFLMRARRGAGVGGLAAMRPARKLAERVELVRPLLGWARCELALVVRRTGVTCAEDASNQDPRFDRSRMRALIAATPDLLAQRLAHAASNLRDAEAALAWAADREAGARLRFEGAEAWLDAAGLPHELARRLTHRAVSHVRTASGSPGPWRDQGLERLMASLAGGSGGTIAHVQARPVRGEWHFRAAPPRRTH from the coding sequence ATGGATCGTTCCGACTCCGAACTGATCGAACGGTTTCGGAACGATCTGGAAGCGATCACCGGCGAAGCGCCTTCGCCCGAGCGCCTGCTCGGGGTGGCGGTTTCCGGCGGGCCGGACAGCATGGCGCTGCTGGTGCTGGCGGCAGCGGCCTATCCCGTCGCGGTGCGCGCGGCGACGGTCGATCACGGGCTGCGGCCCGAAGGGGCGGGCGAGGCAGCGATGGTCGCCGCGCTGTGCGAAGGGCTCGGCGTGCCCCATACGACGCTGGCCCTGCCGGCAGACTGGCGCGGCCCGGGCAATCTTCAGGATCAGGCGCGGACCGCGCGCTATCGCGCGCTCGCCGAATGGGCCGGAGCGGATATGCCGTGGGTCGCGACGGCGCATCAGCGCGACGATGTCGCCGAAACCTTCCTGATGCGGGCGCGGCGCGGCGCGGGCGTGGGCGGCCTTGCGGCGATGCGGCCGGCGCGGAAACTGGCGGAGCGCGTGGAACTGGTGCGGCCGCTGCTCGGCTGGGCGCGATGCGAACTGGCGCTGGTCGTGCGCCGGACGGGCGTGACCTGCGCCGAGGATGCATCGAACCAGGATCCGAGATTCGACCGCAGCCGGATGCGCGCGCTGATCGCGGCGACGCCCGATCTGCTGGCGCAGCGGCTGGCACATGCGGCGAGCAATTTGCGCGATGCCGAGGCGGCGCTGGCCTGGGCGGCCGATCGCGAGGCCGGGGCGCGGCTGCGGTTCGAGGGCGCGGAAGCGTGGCTCGACGCCGCAGGCCTGCCGCATGAACTGGCGCGGCGGCTGACCCATCGCGCGGTCTCGCATGTCCGGACGGCCAGCGGATCGCCGGGCCCGTGGCGCGATCAGGGACTCGAGCGGCTGATGGCGTCGCTGGCCGGCGGAAGCGGGGGCACGATCGCCCATGTGCAAGCGCGGCCGGTTCGCGGAGAATGGCATTTCCGGGCGGCTCCACCTCGCCGGACACACTGA
- the ptsP gene encoding phosphoenolpyruvate--protein phosphotransferase produces MALGAIASAREILTRLHDVMAKRLPAQSKLNSVVNIIGEALDSEVCSIYLLREGVLELFATRGLAQEAVHVTTLAMGEGLVGTIAANVETLNLDEAASHPDFAYRPETGEEKYHSFAGVPIIRRERAVGVLAVQHAAARKYADVEIEALQTVAMVLSELIANADLIDASAGGAIRPQSTAAVRVSGFKIVEGMAAGVAVYHQPRITIEHTVAEDTDAERHRVYAAFDKMREQIDRMANQAEFGGGGEHDEVLAMYKMFAYDEGWSRRINEAIDSGLTAEAAIERVQQRTRMRMREIDDPLLRDRMHDLEDLSNRLIRIVSGQLGTAAQMGLRQDSILIAKNLGPAELLEYDRRRLKGVVLEEGSLTAHVTIVARAMGVPILGRVKDVRKLIAEGDPMLLDVTEESLFIRPTTAMEEAFEAKLALSQKRRAAFASLKGELPVTADGHRVTVMVNAGLRDDIAALDLTGADGIGLFRTEFQFLVSATMPQREAQRRLYKDVLDAANDRPVTFRTVDIGGDKALPYLNHDDAGEEENPAMGWRALRLALEREGLMKAQARALLEAGAGRTLNIMFPMVSEPWEFEAAQAIFEAQRNWLAARGHKLPSEVRYGAMLEVPALAEVLDILLPKIDFLSIGTNDLTQFLFAADRAHPKLALRYDWLSPSILRFLKRVTAQAQAAGVQVAVCGEMGGRPLEAMALIGLGIDRLSITPAAVGPIKAMVRSLNREKLVAHMSEALAHPTGSLRESLSGWASEHSVELA; encoded by the coding sequence ATGGCCCTTGGCGCAATCGCTTCCGCTCGCGAGATTCTTACCCGTCTTCACGACGTGATGGCGAAGCGCCTGCCCGCGCAATCCAAGCTCAACTCGGTGGTGAACATCATCGGCGAGGCGCTCGATAGCGAGGTCTGCTCGATCTATCTGCTGCGCGAAGGCGTGCTGGAATTGTTCGCGACGCGCGGTCTGGCGCAGGAAGCGGTCCACGTCACGACGCTGGCGATGGGCGAGGGTCTGGTCGGCACGATCGCGGCCAATGTCGAGACGCTGAACCTCGACGAAGCGGCGAGCCATCCCGACTTCGCCTATCGTCCGGAAACGGGCGAAGAGAAATATCACAGCTTTGCCGGCGTCCCGATCATCCGGCGCGAGCGGGCAGTGGGTGTGCTGGCGGTGCAGCATGCCGCCGCGCGCAAATATGCCGATGTCGAGATCGAGGCGTTGCAGACCGTGGCGATGGTGCTTTCCGAGCTGATCGCCAATGCCGATCTGATCGACGCCAGCGCGGGTGGTGCGATCCGCCCGCAATCGACCGCGGCGGTGCGCGTGTCGGGGTTCAAGATCGTCGAGGGTATGGCAGCGGGAGTCGCGGTCTATCACCAGCCGCGCATCACCATCGAGCATACGGTCGCCGAGGATACCGATGCCGAGCGGCACCGCGTCTATGCCGCGTTCGACAAGATGCGCGAGCAGATCGACCGCATGGCGAACCAGGCCGAATTCGGCGGCGGCGGCGAGCATGACGAAGTCTTGGCCATGTACAAGATGTTCGCCTACGACGAAGGCTGGTCGCGGCGGATCAACGAAGCGATCGACAGCGGCCTGACTGCCGAAGCGGCGATCGAACGCGTGCAGCAGCGTACCCGGATGCGGATGCGCGAGATCGACGACCCCCTTCTCAGGGACCGGATGCACGATCTGGAGGATCTGTCGAACCGGCTGATCCGCATCGTCTCCGGCCAGCTCGGCACTGCGGCGCAGATGGGCCTGCGGCAGGATTCGATCCTGATCGCCAAGAATCTGGGGCCGGCCGAACTGCTCGAATATGACCGGCGGCGCCTGAAGGGCGTGGTGCTGGAGGAAGGCTCGCTGACCGCGCACGTCACCATCGTGGCGCGGGCGATGGGCGTGCCGATCCTCGGCCGGGTCAAGGATGTGCGCAAACTGATCGCGGAAGGCGATCCGATGCTGCTCGACGTCACCGAGGAAAGCCTGTTCATCCGCCCGACCACGGCGATGGAGGAAGCGTTCGAGGCCAAGCTGGCGCTGAGCCAGAAGCGCCGCGCCGCCTTCGCCAGCCTGAAGGGCGAATTGCCGGTGACCGCCGACGGGCACCGCGTGACGGTGATGGTCAATGCCGGGCTGCGCGACGATATCGCCGCGCTCGACCTGACCGGCGCGGACGGGATCGGTCTGTTCCGCACCGAGTTCCAGTTCCTCGTCTCGGCCACCATGCCCCAGCGCGAAGCCCAAAGGCGTCTCTACAAGGACGTGCTCGACGCCGCGAACGATCGCCCGGTTACGTTCCGCACAGTGGATATCGGCGGCGACAAGGCGCTGCCCTATCTCAACCATGACGATGCCGGGGAGGAAGAGAATCCGGCGATGGGCTGGCGCGCGCTGCGGCTGGCGCTGGAGCGCGAAGGGCTGATGAAGGCGCAGGCGCGCGCGCTGCTCGAAGCGGGCGCGGGGCGGACGCTGAACATCATGTTCCCGATGGTTTCCGAACCCTGGGAGTTCGAAGCGGCGCAGGCGATCTTCGAAGCGCAGCGCAACTGGCTGGCGGCGCGCGGACACAAGCTGCCCAGCGAAGTCCGCTATGGCGCGATGCTCGAAGTGCCGGCGCTGGCCGAGGTGCTCGATATCCTGTTGCCGAAGATCGATTTTCTGTCGATCGGGACCAATGACCTGACCCAGTTCCTGTTCGCCGCCGACCGCGCGCATCCCAAGCTGGCGCTGCGCTACGACTGGCTGAGTCCGTCGATCCTGCGTTTCCTGAAGCGCGTGACCGCACAGGCGCAGGCGGCGGGCGTGCAGGTGGCGGTGTGCGGCGAGATGGGCGGGCGGCCTCTCGAAGCGATGGCGCTGATCGGGCTGGGGATCGACCGGCTTTCGATCACCCCGGCGGCGGTCGGCCCGATCAAGGCGATGGTCCGTTCGCTGAACCGCGAGAAGCTGGTCGCGCATATGAGCGAGGCGCTGGCGCATCCGACCGGATCACTGCGCGAGTCGCTGAGCGGCTGGGCGTCGGAACATTCCGTCGAACTGGCCTGA
- a CDS encoding glutathione S-transferase, with protein MLTEPILYSFRRCPYAMRARMALLASGTACEIREVKLREKPAEMLAASPKGTVPVLVLADGAVIAESIDIMRWALARNDPEGWQAGDDVALIAANDERFKHHLDRYKYPDRHGSDPVAHRDEGLVMLGELERRLAGQSHLSGDRWMLADAAILPFVRQFAAVDLDWFAAQPVPAVRRWLAEGVASALFERVMVNRPQWRAGDLPVHLG; from the coding sequence GTGCTGACTGAGCCGATCCTCTACAGCTTTCGCCGCTGCCCCTATGCGATGCGGGCGCGGATGGCGCTGCTGGCCAGCGGGACCGCGTGCGAGATCCGCGAAGTGAAGCTGCGCGAGAAGCCCGCCGAGATGCTCGCTGCCTCCCCCAAGGGCACCGTGCCGGTGCTGGTGCTGGCGGACGGCGCGGTGATAGCCGAGAGCATCGACATCATGCGTTGGGCGCTGGCGCGGAACGATCCCGAGGGCTGGCAGGCTGGCGACGACGTGGCGCTGATCGCGGCCAATGACGAGCGTTTCAAGCATCATCTCGACCGCTACAAATATCCCGATCGGCATGGCTCCGATCCGGTGGCGCATCGTGACGAGGGACTGGTGATGCTCGGCGAGCTGGAGCGGCGGCTGGCCGGGCAATCGCATCTGAGCGGAGACCGGTGGATGCTGGCCGATGCGGCGATCCTGCCCTTCGTGCGCCAGTTCGCGGCGGTCGACCTGGACTGGTTCGCGGCGCAGCCGGTGCCTGCGGTGCGGCGCTGGCTGGCGGAAGGTGTGGCTTCGGCCTTGTTCGAACGAGTCATGGTCAACCGCCCGCAATGGCGTGCCGGTGACCTGCCCGTGCACCTCGGCTGA
- the ftsH gene encoding ATP-dependent zinc metalloprotease FtsH, whose translation MNENDKQNGDGNPGGSPWMKSLLIWVGILAALALFLSLFNNPGAQSAGTGISYSAFIAKVEAGEVKDVNIAEKTISGTLTNDTKFRTNSPGDDQLVDRLLAKNVQITARPEETPSIWVYLLYQSLPFLLFLGIAFFVLRQMQKNSGSGAMGFGKSRARLLTQKEGKVTFEDVAGIDEAREELQEIVEFLRDPTKFARLGGKIPKGALLVGSPGTGKTLLARAIAGEAGVPFFTISGSDFVEMFVGVGASRVRDMFEQAKKSAPCIVFIDEIDAVGRSRGGGIGNQNDEREQTLNQLLVEMDGFEANEGIIIVAATNRPDVLDPALLRPGRFDRQVVVPTPDIDGRVKILQVHMKKVPLAPDVDPRVIARGTPGFSGADLANLVNEAALLAARRGKRLVAMSEFEEAKDKVMMGAERRSMVMTDDEKRMTAYHEAGHAVVALHEPASDPIHKATIIPRGRALGMVMRLPERDSYSLHRDKMHAHLSIAMGGRVAEEMIFGYDKVSSGASGDIQSATRLARSMVTMWGMSDKVGPIEHTYADDSYLGQGGLRNAPMSSDTSKLIDSEIKKLVEDGLARARQVLTDYNDQLHAVANALLEYETLTGEEIKRILAGEDIGREDPAGIHAQIPTGGTSIPKIRRPKGPFGNPTPQGA comes from the coding sequence ATGAACGAGAACGACAAGCAGAATGGCGACGGCAATCCGGGGGGCAGCCCCTGGATGAAGAGCCTGCTGATCTGGGTGGGAATCCTGGCCGCACTCGCGCTGTTTCTCAGCCTGTTCAACAATCCCGGCGCGCAGAGCGCGGGGACGGGGATCAGCTATTCGGCGTTCATCGCGAAGGTCGAGGCTGGCGAGGTCAAGGACGTCAACATCGCCGAGAAGACGATCAGCGGTACCCTGACCAATGACACCAAGTTCCGCACCAACAGCCCGGGGGACGACCAATTGGTCGACCGCCTGCTGGCGAAGAACGTCCAGATCACCGCGCGTCCCGAGGAGACGCCGTCGATCTGGGTCTATCTGCTGTACCAGTCGCTGCCGTTCCTGCTGTTCCTCGGCATCGCCTTCTTCGTGCTGCGCCAGATGCAGAAGAATTCGGGATCGGGTGCGATGGGCTTCGGCAAGAGCCGTGCGCGTCTGCTGACCCAGAAGGAAGGCAAGGTCACTTTCGAGGACGTCGCCGGTATCGACGAAGCTCGTGAGGAGCTGCAGGAGATCGTCGAATTCCTGCGCGATCCGACCAAGTTCGCGCGCCTCGGCGGCAAGATTCCGAAGGGCGCGCTGCTGGTCGGCTCGCCCGGCACCGGCAAGACGCTGCTCGCTCGCGCGATCGCGGGCGAGGCCGGCGTGCCGTTCTTCACCATTTCGGGTTCCGACTTCGTCGAGATGTTCGTCGGCGTCGGCGCAAGCCGTGTGCGCGACATGTTCGAGCAAGCCAAGAAGAGCGCGCCGTGCATCGTCTTCATCGACGAAATCGACGCGGTCGGCCGTTCGCGCGGCGGCGGCATCGGCAACCAGAATGACGAGCGCGAGCAAACGCTGAACCAGCTGCTGGTCGAGATGGACGGGTTCGAAGCGAACGAAGGCATCATCATCGTCGCGGCGACCAACCGCCCCGACGTGCTCGATCCCGCGCTGTTGCGTCCGGGCCGCTTCGATCGTCAGGTGGTCGTTCCGACCCCCGATATCGATGGCCGCGTGAAGATCCTGCAGGTCCATATGAAGAAGGTCCCGCTGGCGCCCGACGTCGATCCGCGTGTCATCGCGCGCGGCACGCCGGGCTTCTCGGGCGCGGATCTGGCCAATCTGGTCAACGAAGCCGCGCTGCTCGCCGCGCGCCGGGGCAAGCGCCTCGTCGCGATGAGCGAGTTCGAGGAAGCCAAGGACAAGGTGATGATGGGCGCCGAGCGCCGATCGATGGTGATGACCGACGATGAGAAGCGGATGACCGCCTATCACGAAGCCGGTCATGCCGTTGTTGCGCTCCACGAGCCGGCGAGCGATCCGATCCACAAGGCGACGATCATCCCGCGTGGCCGCGCACTGGGCATGGTGATGCGCCTGCCCGAGCGCGACAGCTATTCGCTGCACCGCGACAAGATGCACGCGCATCTTTCGATCGCGATGGGCGGCCGCGTCGCCGAGGAAATGATCTTCGGCTATGACAAGGTGTCGAGCGGCGCGAGCGGCGACATCCAGAGCGCGACGCGTCTGGCGCGCTCGATGGTGACGATGTGGGGCATGTCCGACAAGGTCGGTCCGATCGAGCACACCTATGCCGACGACAGCTATCTGGGGCAGGGCGGGCTGCGCAACGCTCCGATGTCGAGCGACACGTCGAAGCTGATCGACAGCGAGATCAAGAAGCTGGTCGAGGACGGCCTCGCCCGCGCACGGCAGGTGCTGACCGATTATAACGATCAGCTTCACGCGGTGGCCAATGCGCTGCTCGAATATGAAACGCTGACCGGCGAGGAGATCAAGCGGATCCTGGCGGGTGAGGATATCGGCCGCGAGGACCCTGCGGGCATCCATGCCCAGATCCCGACAGGCGGGACGTCGATCCCCAAGATCCGCCGGCCCAAGGGTCCGTTCGGCAATCCGACGCCGCAAGGCGCCTGA
- a CDS encoding PadR family transcriptional regulator, protein MPIEEDLFEKLRVELRRGSLVIAVLGALREERYGYTLRQSLEQAGLPIEESALYPLLRRLESQGLLTSEWREEAKRNKRFYRLSPEGVETLGQLLAEWNAISESILRLTEREK, encoded by the coding sequence GTGCCGATCGAAGAAGACCTGTTCGAGAAATTGCGCGTCGAGCTGCGCCGGGGATCGCTGGTGATCGCCGTGCTCGGGGCGCTGCGCGAGGAACGCTATGGCTACACGCTGCGCCAGAGCCTCGAGCAGGCCGGCCTGCCGATCGAGGAAAGCGCACTCTATCCGCTGCTGCGCCGGCTCGAGAGCCAGGGCCTGCTGACCAGCGAATGGCGCGAAGAGGCAAAGCGCAACAAGCGCTTCTACCGCCTCAGCCCCGAGGGCGTCGAAACCCTCGGCCAGTTGCTCGCCGAATGGAACGCGATCTCCGAATCGATCCTGCGCCTGACCGAAAGGGAAAAGTGA
- a CDS encoding helix-turn-helix domain-containing protein has protein sequence MEGEPEPEATLFPATVGEKLRAAREAQGVDLAEVAANTRIPQRHLEAIEKSNYASLPSSTYALGFAKAYARAVGADEVAIARELRGELGGTYERAPPPPSYEFEENDRGAPGGLIWASVVVAVLALIGVGLFYGTSLFRGSPAAPETLEIPVESNSSADGNEAVAAPVGGGQVALIAIDTVWLSVTDGAGKVLFQKQMAPGERYDVPADADHPRARTARPDLIQVTLNGSNVAPLADGAQTVDVEVSADALRTRGQPGATPSPAASGTPAAAAPRPIATRPAATPTPRPRPTAATAAPAPAQPVLSPAGNATTTP, from the coding sequence ATGGAAGGCGAGCCCGAACCCGAGGCGACCTTGTTCCCGGCCACCGTCGGGGAGAAGCTGCGCGCTGCGCGCGAGGCGCAGGGGGTCGACCTTGCCGAGGTCGCGGCGAACACCCGTATCCCGCAGCGACATCTCGAAGCGATCGAGAAGTCGAACTATGCGTCGCTGCCCTCGTCGACCTACGCACTGGGTTTTGCCAAGGCCTATGCCCGCGCGGTGGGAGCCGACGAAGTGGCGATCGCGCGCGAACTGCGCGGCGAGCTGGGCGGCACCTATGAGCGTGCCCCGCCGCCGCCATCGTACGAGTTCGAGGAGAATGACCGCGGCGCGCCGGGCGGGCTGATCTGGGCGAGCGTGGTGGTCGCGGTGCTGGCGCTGATCGGCGTCGGCCTGTTCTATGGCACCAGCCTGTTCCGTGGCAGTCCGGCTGCGCCCGAGACGCTGGAGATCCCGGTCGAATCGAATTCCTCTGCCGATGGCAATGAAGCCGTCGCGGCTCCGGTCGGCGGCGGCCAGGTCGCGCTGATCGCGATCGATACGGTGTGGCTGAGCGTCACCGACGGCGCCGGCAAGGTGCTGTTCCAGAAGCAGATGGCGCCGGGCGAACGTTATGACGTGCCCGCCGACGCCGATCATCCGCGCGCGCGCACGGCTCGCCCGGATCTGATCCAGGTGACGCTGAACGGATCGAACGTCGCACCGCTGGCCGATGGCGCGCAGACGGTAGACGTTGAAGTGAGCGCCGATGCGCTGCGCACGCGCGGCCAGCCCGGCGCGACGCCATCGCCGGCCGCGAGCGGAACCCCGGCGGCAGCGGCCCCGCGTCCGATCGCGACCCGGCCGGCGGCGACGCCGACGCCTCGGCCGCGTCCGACCGCGGCGACCGCCGCGCCTGCACCGGCCCAGCCCGTACTATCCCCGGCTGGCAATGCGACGACCACGCCGTAA
- a CDS encoding tetratricopeptide repeat protein gives MRILVAVAVMIAALGYTVPAQAQSALEMRVDRLEREMRAVQRKIFPGGAGATFEPEITAETANGVPGAPASSPIADLTQRVAALESQIATLTGQVEQAQNRIRLLEDAFAAYKRSTDARIKALEDTASSVPTREAEQPVIEEPARTPTRPTPRPTPPATSGGTTTTTTPAGPKPSADASRAERLAAVQKPAGTDPAENGYVYGFRLWEGKFYPEARKELEQVVAKYPNHRRASYAANLLGRAYLDGGAPSLAAKTFFDNYTKNPNGERAADSLYYLAQALEQLKKPSSEICRVYNELDKGYGATLSAEMRAGMIAGRAKHKCK, from the coding sequence ATGCGTATTCTGGTTGCAGTCGCGGTGATGATCGCCGCTCTTGGCTATACCGTTCCGGCGCAGGCGCAAAGCGCGCTGGAGATGCGCGTCGACCGGCTGGAGCGCGAGATGCGCGCGGTGCAGCGCAAGATCTTTCCCGGCGGGGCCGGTGCGACCTTCGAGCCCGAAATCACCGCCGAGACCGCCAATGGCGTACCGGGCGCTCCGGCGAGCAGCCCGATCGCCGATCTGACGCAGCGCGTCGCCGCGCTCGAATCGCAGATCGCAACGCTGACCGGTCAGGTCGAGCAGGCGCAGAACCGCATCCGGTTGCTGGAAGACGCATTCGCTGCGTACAAGCGCTCGACCGATGCGCGGATCAAGGCGCTGGAAGACACTGCCAGCTCGGTTCCGACGCGGGAAGCCGAACAGCCGGTGATCGAGGAGCCGGCGCGTACGCCGACCCGGCCGACCCCGCGTCCGACGCCTCCGGCCACCAGCGGCGGCACCACGACGACCACGACGCCGGCGGGGCCCAAGCCCTCCGCCGATGCTTCGCGCGCCGAGCGACTGGCCGCCGTACAGAAGCCGGCCGGCACCGATCCAGCCGAGAACGGCTATGTTTATGGCTTCCGCTTGTGGGAGGGGAAATTCTACCCCGAAGCCCGCAAGGAGCTGGAACAGGTCGTCGCCAAATATCCGAACCATCGCCGCGCCAGCTATGCCGCGAACCTGCTGGGCCGCGCCTATCTGGACGGCGGCGCACCGAGCCTGGCGGCCAAGACCTTCTTCGACAATTACACGAAGAACCCCAATGGCGAGCGTGCGGCCGACAGCCTCTATTATCTGGCGCAGGCGCTGGAGCAGCTGAAGAAACCGTCGAGCGAGATCTGCCGCGTCTATAATGAGCTCGACAAGGGCTATGGCGCGACGCTCTCGGCCGAGATGCGCGCCGGGATGATCGCGGGGCGCGCCAAGCACAAGTGCAAGTAA